The window ACAAGGAAATTGAAAACTTTCTGACGCGAGAAACCCGCACCGTGCAGTTGCCGGAAGGCAGGCGGCGAACCGTAAACTGTTTCCATCTTACATGGCGCCAGCTCGACGGGTTGCTGCATTACAATATCTTTAGCGAAGAATGGTATGCCGATCATGCCGAGAAAATCGCTCAAGAAAGCCGCCGCTTTGACTTCGCGCAGTGTTTCGCCTGGGTGATCGCCTACAGCTTTTCAGATATGAAACTCCTGGCCTATGGCGGGGGCATACCCTCCGCTCGAGCGCCCCTCATCTAATCAAAATATTCAGGCACGTTCAGTCATTTTCCCGCCAGCTATTCGCATTTTTCAGCAAGTAAATTTGCCGCCTTCGGCGACGTTTTTTACTTCCATTTTGAAGTACCGCGCCGCCTTTTGTCATAAGCTCGCGCCATTATTTTCCGGCAACTTCAAACAGGTTTTCGTATTGTCGTTTATCACGCAATCGAAACCTTTCCGGTGGGCTTCATATTTTTCCCTTTTCTAGGCATGTTCAAACCGCTCCACCTGAATATTTTTCTGCTTGGCCTGCGCCAGTGCGTAAGCCGTTTGCATTCTCAGCCAAACATCCGGCGTACCGCCAAACGCTTGGGAAAGCCGAATAGCCATTTCAGCGGAAATCCCCGCCTTACCGTTAATCACATTGCTGAGCGCCTGCCGGGTCACGCCAAGCACTTTAGCCCCTTCCGTCACGGAAAGGCCAAGCGGGTCCAGACAATCCAGCTTCACACAATGGCCGGGATGGGGTGGGTTTTTCATAGACATAGCTATTTCCTTTCAAGCTAGTGGTAATCAATCATTTCAACATCACGGGCTTTGCCGTTTTCAAAACGAAAAATTACGCGCCAATTCCCTGAAATGCTGACACTCCAAAAACCTTTTAAATCCCCTTTAAGGCTATGCAAACGATAACCGGGCAAATCCATATCCTCAATGACAAGCGCTTGCTCCAGCCGCGCTAAAATACGTTCCACCTTATCGACCAAATCAGCCTGTATCTTGCTGCGGTCTGCCCGTTCGTAAAGG is drawn from Nitrosococcus watsonii C-113 and contains these coding sequences:
- a CDS encoding HigA family addiction module antitoxin — its product is MSMKNPPHPGHCVKLDCLDPLGLSVTEGAKVLGVTRQALSNVINGKAGISAEMAIRLSQAFGGTPDVWLRMQTAYALAQAKQKNIQVERFEHA
- a CDS encoding type II toxin-antitoxin system RelE/ParE family toxin, with product MIENFKDRRLKRLYERADRSKIQADLVDKVERILARLEQALVIEDMDLPGYRLHSLKGDLKGFWSVSISGNWRVIFRFENGKARDVEMIDYH